The uncultured Desulfuromonas sp. genome has a segment encoding these proteins:
- a CDS encoding M48 family metallopeptidase has translation MSQCQATYYDGHTTLSRQVQLSTADGWLTISGHAFEQRYPLIQLRLSPPLGKMQRTLYLPDGGRCDLADNQLCCQLESCLNQRRFSCLLHRWESSLKRAGIALLLTIAVVWGFIAFGIPILAGQVTEMIPPTIEIRTGEETLNLLDHAMLRPSHLESARQTEIRQLFFTLLRDLGDDRPYQLVFRQSTTIGANALALPGGTVILTDELVKLAKSDEELIAVMVHEIGHIKHRHALRMVIQNTSAGFLVAALTGDLLSTTSLSAALPTMLVESKYSRDMERQADEYAVHYLTQKHIALTHFAAILNRLTQYHAQGADKERVDSWNQYLRTHPTTTERIQALHLTRRPTEITSAGN, from the coding sequence ATGAGCCAGTGTCAAGCCACCTATTACGACGGTCACACCACTCTGAGCCGTCAAGTGCAACTCAGCACGGCTGACGGCTGGCTGACCATCAGCGGACACGCATTTGAGCAACGTTATCCACTCATCCAGCTCCGCCTGTCTCCACCGCTGGGGAAAATGCAACGCACTCTCTACCTGCCGGATGGCGGCCGCTGTGATCTGGCGGACAACCAGCTTTGTTGCCAGCTTGAAAGCTGTCTTAATCAGCGCCGTTTTTCCTGTCTTCTGCATCGCTGGGAGTCCAGCCTGAAACGAGCGGGAATCGCCCTGTTACTGACCATTGCCGTGGTGTGGGGCTTTATCGCCTTCGGCATCCCCATCCTTGCCGGGCAAGTCACGGAGATGATTCCACCGACCATTGAAATTCGCACCGGCGAGGAAACCCTCAATCTCCTTGATCACGCCATGTTGCGCCCCAGTCATCTGGAATCGGCCCGCCAAACGGAAATCCGCCAGCTGTTCTTCACTCTTTTGCGTGATCTGGGCGATGACCGGCCCTATCAGTTGGTGTTTCGCCAGTCGACAACCATCGGCGCCAATGCCTTGGCGCTGCCCGGTGGAACCGTCATCCTCACCGATGAATTGGTGAAACTGGCCAAGTCCGATGAGGAACTGATCGCGGTGATGGTTCACGAAATCGGCCACATCAAGCACCGCCATGCCCTGCGCATGGTGATCCAGAACACCTCGGCCGGCTTTCTGGTCGCCGCGCTGACCGGTGACCTGCTGTCAACAACGTCGTTGTCCGCCGCCCTGCCGACCATGCTGGTCGAAAGCAAATATTCACGCGATATGGAACGCCAGGCAGATGAATATGCCGTTCATTACCTGACCCAGAAACACATCGCACTGACCCATTTTGCCGCCATCCTCAACCGGTTGACCCAGTATCATGCTCAGGGTGCCGACAAAGAACGGGTCGACAGCTGGAACCAGTACCTGCGCACCCATCCCACCACCACGGAGCGCATTCAGGCCCTGCACCTGACACGTCGGCCCACGGAAATTACCAGCGCCGGCAACTAA
- a CDS encoding DUF898 family protein, translated as MPTIRCPECSYSKDTSPSIIPTGCYLITCPICGHTFPPEQADKPPKTASSGTTEIREIPFTFHGKGGEYFGIWIVNTLLKVLTLGFYSPWAKVRKRRYLYGNTQLENHPFDYVADPWVLFRGFLIGVVLFVGYTVLNQFNPLLALPFALVFFLAMPWLIVRSRMFNNRNTSHRNLRFSFAPNYREAYLTFGLLPILTTATLGLAAPYVLYRQKRFLMENNHFGQTPFCFEATVGEYYQVFLRLVGLGLLTLMIVAATGYAGVVYLAPAAGLSTTLAGEGRSEIFAISFVLMFFLLSMASSLYLYVRLNNLNWNRTHLDGHYFNSTLSVRAMAWIFLSNLVAISLSAGLLIPWATIRLTRYRFENLSLIAHGSLDHFVAGKDEEVSAIGEEIGDIFDVEIGL; from the coding sequence ATGCCGACAATTCGCTGCCCGGAGTGTTCCTACAGCAAAGACACTTCACCCTCAATTATTCCAACAGGTTGTTACCTGATCACCTGTCCGATCTGCGGCCATACCTTCCCGCCCGAACAGGCGGATAAGCCGCCGAAAACAGCTTCCTCCGGAACGACGGAAATTCGTGAGATTCCGTTTACTTTTCATGGAAAGGGTGGCGAATATTTTGGCATCTGGATCGTCAATACCCTGCTGAAGGTGCTGACACTCGGCTTTTATTCGCCCTGGGCCAAGGTCCGCAAGCGGCGTTACCTTTACGGAAACACCCAACTGGAAAACCACCCGTTTGACTATGTCGCCGATCCATGGGTGCTGTTCCGGGGTTTTCTGATCGGCGTGGTTCTGTTTGTCGGCTATACCGTGCTGAACCAGTTCAATCCGTTGTTGGCGCTGCCTTTTGCCCTGGTGTTTTTTCTCGCCATGCCCTGGCTGATTGTCCGCTCGCGGATGTTCAACAATCGCAACACCAGTCACCGCAATTTGCGTTTTTCCTTTGCTCCGAACTACCGCGAAGCATATCTGACCTTCGGACTGTTGCCCATTCTGACCACGGCGACCCTGGGGCTCGCCGCCCCCTATGTCCTCTATCGCCAGAAACGTTTCCTGATGGAAAACAACCATTTCGGCCAGACGCCGTTTTGTTTTGAGGCCACGGTCGGGGAATATTATCAGGTCTTTCTGCGCCTGGTCGGCCTGGGGCTTCTCACCCTGATGATTGTTGCGGCAACAGGTTACGCGGGAGTCGTCTACCTGGCTCCGGCAGCAGGACTGTCAACGACTCTGGCCGGTGAAGGACGCTCGGAAATTTTTGCAATCAGTTTCGTGCTGATGTTTTTCCTGTTGTCGATGGCATCCAGTCTGTATCTCTATGTGCGACTGAACAACCTCAACTGGAACCGCACTCACCTTGACGGCCATTATTTTAACAGCACGTTGTCGGTGCGGGCCATGGCATGGATCTTTCTTTCCAATCTGGTCGCCATCAGCCTCAGTGCCGGATTATTGATCCCCTGGGCCACGATCCGCCTGACCCGTTATCGTTTCGAGAACCTCAGTCTGATTGCACATGGGTCTTTGGACCACTTTGTTGCCGGGAAGGATGAAGAGGTCAGTGCCATCGGCGAAGAGATCGGCGATATCTTTGATGTGGAAATCGGCTTATGA
- a CDS encoding sodium:alanine symporter family protein, with amino-acid sequence MNALMSSVNAFVWGPVMLALLVGTGVLLTVRLAGLQLTQLPHALKLVFTHSDDEERSEGDISPFQALTTALAATIGTGNIAGVATAIYLGGPGAVFWMWVCAVFGMATKYAEAVLAVHYRQHLPDGTMQGGPMRYLAEGLGQKWLGMLFAIMGSVAAFGIGSMVQSNSVAVALESTFGVSPLITGLALAFLAAIVIIGGIRRIGRVTAKLVPVMAVLYVAAALVILLINAAHIPEAFALIFSHAFNPAAGSGGFAGATVAMAIRYGVARGVFSNEAGLGSAPIAHAAARTTSAVRQGLVAMTGVFFDTIIVCTMTALVILTSGVWDSGERSSALTALAFQTALPQGGAMIVTLALAVFAYSTMIGWAYYGEQCIEYVFGLPARTPYRYLFCGVIAWGALQKIGFVWDFSDTMNGAMAIPNLLGLIGLSGVVVKLTRDYFSSSRSN; translated from the coding sequence ATGAATGCCCTGATGTCCAGTGTCAATGCTTTTGTCTGGGGGCCGGTGATGTTGGCCCTGCTGGTGGGAACCGGTGTGTTGCTGACCGTGCGACTGGCCGGCCTGCAGCTGACCCAATTGCCCCATGCGCTCAAACTGGTATTTACACACAGCGACGACGAAGAGCGCTCCGAGGGAGATATCTCACCGTTTCAGGCCTTGACGACGGCTCTTGCCGCCACCATCGGCACCGGTAATATTGCCGGGGTGGCCACGGCCATCTATCTCGGCGGGCCCGGAGCGGTGTTCTGGATGTGGGTGTGTGCCGTGTTCGGGATGGCTACCAAGTACGCCGAAGCGGTTTTGGCGGTGCATTATCGCCAACATCTCCCCGACGGCACCATGCAAGGTGGCCCCATGCGTTATCTGGCCGAAGGTTTGGGCCAGAAATGGCTCGGTATGCTGTTCGCCATTATGGGCAGTGTCGCCGCCTTTGGTATCGGCAGTATGGTGCAGTCCAATTCCGTGGCCGTGGCCCTGGAGAGTACCTTTGGTGTCAGTCCGTTAATCACCGGGTTGGCCCTGGCGTTTCTCGCCGCCATCGTCATTATCGGCGGCATCCGTCGCATCGGCCGGGTGACGGCCAAGCTGGTGCCGGTGATGGCTGTCCTCTATGTGGCGGCGGCCCTGGTAATTCTGCTGATCAATGCCGCGCATATTCCCGAAGCCTTTGCCCTGATCTTTTCCCATGCGTTTAACCCGGCGGCCGGCAGTGGCGGCTTCGCCGGAGCCACCGTGGCCATGGCCATCCGTTATGGCGTCGCCCGTGGCGTGTTTTCCAACGAGGCCGGGCTTGGCAGCGCGCCGATTGCCCATGCCGCCGCTCGCACCACCAGCGCGGTGCGTCAGGGGCTGGTCGCCATGACCGGGGTGTTTTTTGATACCATTATCGTCTGCACCATGACCGCCCTGGTCATTCTAACCTCCGGAGTGTGGGACAGTGGTGAACGTTCCAGTGCGTTGACCGCGCTGGCGTTTCAGACCGCTCTTCCCCAAGGCGGCGCGATGATCGTCACTCTGGCTCTGGCGGTGTTTGCCTACTCGACCATGATCGGTTGGGCCTACTACGGCGAGCAATGCATTGAATATGTGTTTGGCCTGCCGGCGCGTACGCCGTATCGCTATCTGTTCTGTGGCGTTATTGCCTGGGGGGCGCTGCAGAAAATCGGCTTTGTCTGGGATTTTTCCGACACCATGAACGGCGCCATGGCCATTCCCAACCTGTTGGGACTCATCGGCCTGTCCGGTGTCGTGGTCAAGCTGACCCGCGATTATTTTTCCTCTTCGCGATCGAACTAA
- a CDS encoding diguanylate cyclase produces the protein MDHQEDLKEELRKLREENQRLAQENQRILHQRDETTRVFRDLFDKTPHIAVQGYTRQRKLIYWNLYCEELYGYSKDEVLDRTWEELFIPEEMRQAAAQKIDAWVEQGDVMPAVEVVRRHKDGSQVPVYSQHVLVHTSQGEKQIYCLDIDLRELKRSEDLLEKTLILSVTDPLTGLYNRGYYNQTIVKEMHRARRDGKVLVYAMLDLDYFKKYNDTYGHLKGDELLTRLATVLKNHLARAGDYVFRMGGEEFLVLYAIDDPTDVPVMMNNLVMAIEDMGIDHCNNLPYGRVTTSAGVYLHRPEENLSADDLYSRADQALYAAKAQGRNCCVFFHEMTTVSLP, from the coding sequence GTGGATCATCAGGAAGACCTCAAAGAAGAACTCCGCAAATTGCGCGAAGAAAACCAGCGTCTGGCTCAGGAGAATCAGCGTATTCTGCACCAGCGTGACGAGACGACACGTGTCTTTCGCGATCTGTTCGACAAAACGCCCCATATTGCCGTGCAGGGCTACACCCGCCAGCGCAAACTGATTTACTGGAATCTGTACTGTGAAGAGCTGTACGGCTATTCCAAGGACGAAGTGCTTGATCGAACCTGGGAAGAACTGTTTATTCCCGAGGAGATGCGTCAGGCTGCGGCGCAAAAGATTGATGCCTGGGTGGAGCAGGGCGATGTTATGCCGGCGGTTGAAGTGGTGCGTCGTCACAAGGACGGTTCCCAGGTGCCGGTTTATTCACAACACGTGTTGGTGCATACGTCGCAGGGAGAGAAGCAGATTTACTGCCTTGATATTGACCTGCGCGAGTTAAAGCGTTCCGAAGATCTGCTCGAAAAAACCCTGATCCTTTCCGTGACCGACCCCTTGACCGGGTTGTACAATCGTGGCTATTACAACCAGACCATTGTCAAGGAAATGCACCGGGCGCGGCGCGATGGCAAGGTGCTGGTGTATGCCATGCTTGATCTTGATTATTTCAAGAAATACAATGATACCTACGGCCATCTTAAGGGCGATGAACTGCTGACCCGGCTGGCTACGGTGCTCAAAAATCATCTGGCCCGGGCCGGTGACTACGTGTTTCGCATGGGTGGTGAAGAGTTTCTGGTCCTTTACGCCATAGACGATCCGACGGATGTGCCGGTAATGATGAATAATCTGGTGATGGCCATTGAAGATATGGGGATTGATCATTGCAACAACCTGCCTTACGGACGAGTCACCACGTCCGCCGGAGTGTACCTCCATCGACCTGAAGAAAATCTTTCCGCCGACGACCTCTACAGTCGCGCCGATCAGGCGTTGTACGCCGCTAAAGCACAGGGCCGCAACTGCTGCGTTTTTTTCCACGAGATGACCACTGTGTCATTGCCTTGA
- a CDS encoding DUF2959 domain-containing protein yields the protein MQRISSKRMVLGVLILAALLGGCQSLYFSAMEKVGVHKRDILIDRVEDARESQQETKEQFQSALDAFMAVTNYDGGDLEATYRDLNDVLERSEARADELSERIDAVEDVAEALFEEWQEELEQYHNASLRRSSEQQLKTTRQRCEQLVRQMRRAEAKIEPVLIPLRDQVLYLKHNLNARAVAALSSELQQVRSDVASLVKELESAVDEADAFIRTLEQQA from the coding sequence ATGCAACGAATATCCTCAAAGCGAATGGTACTCGGCGTGTTGATCCTGGCAGCCCTGTTGGGCGGTTGCCAGAGCCTTTATTTTTCGGCGATGGAAAAAGTCGGTGTGCACAAGCGCGATATTCTTATCGACCGCGTGGAAGACGCCCGCGAGTCGCAGCAGGAAACCAAAGAGCAATTTCAGTCGGCTCTCGACGCGTTCATGGCCGTGACCAACTATGATGGCGGTGATCTTGAAGCCACCTATCGTGATCTCAACGATGTTCTGGAACGCAGTGAAGCGCGGGCCGATGAGCTCAGCGAGCGCATTGATGCCGTCGAGGACGTTGCCGAAGCGCTGTTTGAGGAATGGCAGGAGGAACTGGAGCAGTATCACAATGCGTCATTGCGGCGTTCCAGTGAACAACAGCTGAAAACCACCCGCCAGCGCTGTGAGCAGCTGGTACGCCAGATGCGACGTGCCGAAGCCAAGATTGAGCCGGTACTCATCCCGTTGCGCGATCAGGTGTTGTATCTTAAACACAATCTCAATGCCCGCGCCGTGGCCGCCCTGAGCAGCGAGCTGCAACAGGTGCGCAGCGACGTGGCCTCGCTGGTCAAGGAACTTGAATCCGCTGTCGATGAAGCGGATGCCTTTATCCGTACGCTGGAGCAACAAGCGTGA
- the truD gene encoding tRNA pseudouridine(13) synthase TruD, protein MSHYLTEHFPGTGGTIKESDEDFIVEEIPAYEPCGEGDHLYLRVEKQGMSTFAMIQRLATALGIKEKEFGYAGLKDSKAITRQMVSLPLVDETRVAQLDLEGITVIDARRHTNKLRLGHLRGNRFTIRIHGVSDQAEQRALDILHILEQTGVPNLFGPQRYGVFGTNHLVGRAILQERFDEAAALIIGDPASISNERWKTAATAYRSGDIDQALQAFPGRFRDERRLLHSLLKGHSHQQAVLGLPRKLLRLFLSAYQSHFFDRQVTMRLDSLDVLWPGDIAYIHAKGACFRVEEPDEEQPRADRLEISPTGLLPGHKAMTAHGQTGILEQSLLEKEQIDAKRFTALPGLKLSGERRPLRVPLHQASCRQQSQDTLQVNFALPSGSFATSVLREITKSTDA, encoded by the coding sequence ATGTCACACTATCTGACCGAACATTTTCCCGGCACCGGCGGGACCATCAAGGAGAGTGACGAAGATTTTATCGTCGAAGAAATCCCGGCTTATGAGCCGTGTGGCGAAGGAGACCATCTCTATCTGCGGGTTGAAAAGCAGGGCATGAGCACCTTTGCCATGATCCAACGCCTGGCCACCGCCCTGGGCATCAAGGAAAAAGAATTCGGCTATGCCGGGCTTAAGGATTCCAAAGCCATCACCCGCCAGATGGTGTCCCTGCCGCTGGTTGATGAAACACGCGTGGCCCAGCTGGATCTGGAAGGAATCACCGTCATTGACGCCCGCCGCCACACCAATAAATTGCGCCTCGGCCACCTGCGCGGCAACCGCTTCACCATCCGCATACACGGTGTGTCCGACCAGGCGGAACAACGCGCCCTGGATATTCTGCATATCCTCGAACAGACCGGGGTACCCAACCTGTTCGGCCCGCAGCGTTATGGCGTTTTCGGCACCAATCATCTGGTAGGGCGTGCCATCCTTCAGGAACGTTTTGACGAGGCGGCCGCCCTCATCATTGGCGACCCGGCCTCCATCAGCAACGAACGCTGGAAGACCGCGGCCACGGCTTACCGTTCCGGCGACATCGACCAGGCGTTGCAGGCATTTCCCGGTCGCTTCCGTGACGAACGCCGTCTGCTGCACAGTCTGCTCAAAGGGCATTCCCACCAGCAAGCGGTACTCGGCTTGCCACGCAAGTTGTTGCGTCTGTTTCTCAGCGCCTATCAGTCTCATTTTTTCGACCGCCAGGTGACCATGCGTCTTGACAGCCTGGATGTGCTGTGGCCGGGAGATATTGCCTATATCCACGCCAAAGGAGCCTGTTTTCGGGTCGAGGAACCCGATGAGGAACAACCCCGAGCCGACCGCCTTGAAATCAGCCCCACCGGCCTGCTCCCCGGTCACAAAGCCATGACCGCCCACGGCCAGACCGGCATCCTTGAGCAGAGCCTGCTGGAAAAAGAGCAGATCGACGCGAAACGCTTTACGGCCCTGCCCGGCCTCAAACTCAGTGGCGAACGGCGTCCCCTGCGCGTGCCCCTGCACCAGGCAAGCTGCCGACAGCAAAGCCAGGATACGCTGCAGGTCAATTTTGCCTTGCCATCCGGCAGCTTTGCCACCAGCGTATTGCGCGAAATCACCAAATCCACGGACGCCTAG
- the trmB gene encoding tRNA (guanosine(46)-N7)-methyltransferase TrmB, with translation MTQRQIEITSPTFIDAWKLPADQDIDQLFDQQQPLALEIGCGTGDFIVQRAAQQPDINFLAIDIYNKGCYKTCRRIDKTDLTNIRVMRMEARYLLSRFGRADMLSAIYINCPDPWPKKRHRDRRLVNTTFLTQMLYYLQPDGDLYFVTDVADYAEQVAELIPALPGYHNQLDSPFTLKLEGYPLSKYMRRFLSQNLPVHFQHLKRRADFVLPKENLPVTEKGFRNRHNLDNTCHTI, from the coding sequence ATGACACAGCGACAGATTGAAATTACCTCGCCGACATTTATTGATGCGTGGAAGCTGCCGGCGGACCAGGACATCGACCAGTTATTTGATCAACAACAGCCACTGGCTCTGGAAATTGGTTGCGGCACGGGTGACTTCATTGTCCAACGCGCCGCTCAGCAACCCGACATCAACTTTCTCGCCATCGATATTTACAATAAAGGCTGCTATAAAACCTGCCGCCGCATTGACAAAACCGACCTGACAAATATCCGGGTGATGCGGATGGAAGCGCGCTACCTGCTCAGCCGTTTCGGCCGCGCCGACATGCTCAGTGCCATCTACATCAATTGTCCCGATCCATGGCCGAAAAAACGCCACCGCGACCGCCGCCTGGTCAACACCACCTTTCTCACCCAGATGCTGTATTACCTGCAACCGGATGGCGATCTGTATTTTGTCACCGATGTGGCCGATTACGCCGAGCAGGTCGCCGAATTGATTCCTGCCTTGCCCGGCTACCACAATCAGCTCGACAGCCCCTTTACCTTAAAACTGGAAGGCTACCCGCTTTCCAAATATATGCGCCGGTTCCTCAGTCAGAATTTGCCGGTCCACTTTCAACACCTTAAGCGACGTGCGGATTTCGTCCTGCCGAAAGAGAACCTTCCGGTCACGGAAAAAGGCTTTCGCAACCGCCACAACCTGGACAACACATGTCACACTATCTGA
- the msrA gene encoding peptide-methionine (S)-S-oxide reductase MsrA, whose protein sequence is MLKRYLPIMTWLLVLLPIPHVAAAVATRLEKATFAGGCFWCMEAPFEALDGVVEVVSGFTGGNEKNPTYEQVASGATGHLEAVQITYDPDKVDYATLLDIYWRQINPTDDGGQFVDRGHHYRSAIFYHNDTQRRQAEASRDHLNASERYDQPIVTAIRGYEAFYPAEDYHQNFYKRSTARYTTYRHYSGRDHYLDQVWGTERHMTQETHNDKPVKTWEQRREAFEKPDDATLKQQLTPLQYQVTQHEDTEHPFDNPYNAEKNPGLFVDVVSGEPLFSSRHKFDSGTGWPSFYQPVTDDALVEKKDRKLFIVRTEVRSRLADSHLGHVFEDGPPPTGLRYCINSAALRFIPLDRMTEEGYGAWIQLVDPQAAP, encoded by the coding sequence ATGTTGAAACGATATCTACCCATCATGACGTGGCTGTTGGTGTTGCTGCCGATTCCACATGTGGCCGCTGCGGTCGCAACGCGATTGGAAAAAGCCACCTTTGCCGGTGGATGTTTCTGGTGTATGGAAGCCCCGTTTGAAGCGCTGGATGGCGTGGTTGAGGTGGTGTCGGGGTTCACTGGCGGTAACGAGAAGAATCCAACCTATGAGCAGGTCGCGTCCGGTGCCACCGGCCATCTCGAAGCGGTGCAGATCACCTATGATCCGGACAAGGTGGATTATGCCACGTTGCTGGACATTTATTGGCGGCAGATTAATCCCACTGACGACGGTGGCCAGTTTGTCGATCGCGGCCACCACTACCGCAGTGCCATTTTTTATCATAACGATACGCAGCGCCGACAGGCCGAAGCTTCGCGGGATCATCTCAATGCCAGTGAACGTTATGACCAGCCGATTGTCACGGCAATCCGCGGTTACGAAGCGTTTTATCCGGCGGAAGACTATCATCAGAATTTTTATAAGCGTTCCACGGCGCGTTATACCACGTATCGCCATTATTCCGGCCGGGATCACTATCTCGACCAGGTATGGGGAACGGAGCGACACATGACTCAAGAGACGCACAATGACAAGCCTGTCAAAACCTGGGAACAACGGCGCGAGGCCTTTGAGAAACCGGATGATGCTACGCTAAAGCAACAGCTGACGCCGTTGCAGTACCAGGTGACCCAGCATGAAGACACCGAGCATCCGTTTGACAATCCCTACAATGCCGAGAAAAATCCGGGCCTCTTTGTCGATGTGGTGTCCGGAGAGCCGCTGTTCAGTTCGCGGCATAAATTTGACTCCGGAACCGGCTGGCCGAGCTTTTATCAACCGGTGACGGACGATGCCCTGGTGGAAAAAAAGGATCGTAAGCTGTTTATTGTGCGTACAGAAGTGCGCAGTCGGCTGGCAGATTCCCATTTGGGCCATGTCTTTGAAGACGGGCCACCGCCGACGGGTTTACGGTATTGTATCAATTCAGCGGCCTTGCGGTTTATTCCGTTGGACAGGATGACCGAAGAAGGGTATGGCGCCTGGATCCAATTGGTCGATCCGCAAGCGGCACCGTAA
- a CDS encoding primosomal protein N': MDSCYAEVAVLAPLPRTLSYCLPEREGDRVVPGMRVKVPLGRRSAVGVVVALKDFADEDAPQCERLKPIDAVLDEMPLLPGRLLDFIDRASRYYVHPLGLALKTALPAGLSSLQGAPKIRQTRVYRTTDATVTLRGALQQQILAFITQHQPVDLTQLRDHFSSPYPVLKRLEELGAIRCDEQEALRDPFVGCRVDADQPPILNDAQQAAVRLIAGSLDEGCFKPFLLHGITGSGKTEVYLNSIAAVLAAGKQALVLVPEIALTPQLVARFRARFEQQGQRIGVLHSGLSAAERYDMWRAIVRDEVAIVIGARSAIFAPLTRLGMIVVDEEHDDSYKQGEGFRYQGRDMALLRGQMEQVPVVLGSATPSLTSYQRMQQGALQEISLPTRIGDRTLPDVRLIDMREAEVEHGLSQELLEALQRRLERGEQSLLLLNRRGFSPYLLCRDCGASFRCPNCDITLTWHRQAGTLRCHYCDYVEQPQEQCPRCGGAAIEPEGMGTERLADELQERFPEARIARMDRDSTAAKGAQQQLVSRMEAGEVDILVGTQMIAKGHDFGAVTLVGILDADAALNFPDFRAAERSFSLLAQVAGRAGRGDVRGEVLVQTYAPDSPVLECAVTHDYRHFVELELPMRQLLLYPPYGYLVNLVVSGLDRSAVEGCARRLAERLMPAQEVEVLGPAPCPLFRLRNRYRMQILLKAQTRAALRRAVNESPQWRSLFPATISLAIDVDPADMM; the protein is encoded by the coding sequence GTGGACAGCTGTTACGCTGAAGTGGCGGTCCTGGCGCCTTTGCCCCGTACCCTGAGCTATTGTTTACCGGAGCGGGAGGGTGACCGCGTTGTCCCCGGGATGCGCGTTAAAGTGCCTTTGGGACGGCGGAGCGCCGTTGGCGTGGTGGTGGCGCTCAAAGACTTTGCCGATGAGGATGCGCCTCAATGCGAGCGTCTCAAGCCCATTGACGCCGTACTCGATGAGATGCCCTTGTTGCCCGGACGGTTGCTGGACTTTATTGACCGGGCCAGCCGCTATTATGTCCACCCACTGGGATTGGCCCTGAAGACGGCCTTGCCCGCCGGGTTGTCTTCGTTGCAGGGCGCACCGAAAATACGTCAGACCCGTGTGTATCGGACCACGGATGCCACGGTGACGTTGCGCGGTGCACTGCAACAGCAAATTCTTGCCTTCATTACTCAACATCAGCCCGTTGACCTGACGCAATTGCGTGATCATTTCTCGTCACCTTACCCGGTGTTGAAGCGTCTGGAAGAGCTCGGCGCGATTCGCTGTGATGAACAGGAGGCGTTGCGCGACCCGTTTGTGGGCTGTCGTGTCGATGCCGATCAGCCACCCATTCTTAACGACGCCCAGCAGGCTGCAGTCCGTTTGATTGCCGGAAGTCTCGATGAGGGATGTTTTAAACCGTTTTTGCTCCACGGTATCACCGGCAGCGGCAAGACGGAGGTCTACCTGAACAGCATTGCCGCGGTATTGGCGGCAGGCAAGCAGGCGTTGGTTCTGGTGCCGGAAATCGCTTTGACGCCGCAACTGGTGGCGCGCTTCCGCGCGCGTTTTGAACAACAGGGACAACGGATCGGCGTGTTGCACTCCGGGCTGTCCGCGGCGGAACGCTACGACATGTGGCGGGCGATTGTCCGCGATGAAGTGGCGATTGTCATCGGTGCCCGCTCCGCGATATTTGCACCGTTGACCCGGCTTGGTATGATTGTCGTGGATGAAGAACACGACGACAGCTACAAGCAGGGCGAAGGCTTTCGCTATCAGGGCCGCGACATGGCCTTGCTGCGCGGCCAGATGGAACAGGTTCCGGTGGTCCTGGGCAGTGCCACACCCTCGTTAACCAGCTATCAGCGCATGCAGCAGGGCGCATTGCAGGAGATCTCGTTGCCGACGCGCATCGGCGACCGCACCCTGCCCGATGTGCGGTTGATTGACATGCGTGAAGCCGAGGTGGAACACGGCCTGTCGCAAGAGTTGCTCGAGGCGTTGCAGCGGCGTCTCGAACGCGGTGAACAGAGTCTGCTGTTGCTCAACCGGCGCGGCTTTTCCCCCTATCTGTTGTGTCGCGATTGCGGGGCCAGTTTCCGCTGCCCCAATTGTGATATCACCCTGACCTGGCATCGCCAGGCGGGAACCTTGCGCTGTCATTATTGTGATTATGTCGAGCAACCGCAGGAACAATGTCCCCGTTGCGGCGGCGCGGCTATTGAACCGGAAGGCATGGGTACCGAGCGGCTGGCCGATGAGCTGCAGGAACGTTTTCCCGAGGCACGGATCGCGCGCATGGATCGCGATTCCACGGCGGCCAAGGGCGCCCAGCAACAGCTGGTGTCGCGCATGGAAGCCGGTGAGGTTGATATCCTCGTCGGCACCCAGATGATTGCCAAAGGGCATGATTTCGGGGCCGTGACCCTGGTGGGCATTCTCGATGCCGATGCCGCGCTCAACTTCCCCGATTTTCGTGCGGCCGAGCGCAGTTTCTCCCTGCTCGCCCAGGTGGCCGGGCGGGCCGGGCGCGGTGATGTGCGAGGCGAAGTTCTGGTGCAGACCTATGCCCCGGACAGCCCGGTACTCGAATGTGCCGTGACCCACGATTATCGGCATTTCGTTGAGTTGGAACTGCCCATGCGCCAGTTGCTGCTTTATCCGCCGTACGGTTATCTGGTTAATCTGGTCGTGTCCGGTTTGGATCGTTCTGCCGTAGAAGGCTGTGCCCGCCGTCTGGCCGAACGCCTGATGCCGGCGCAGGAGGTGGAAGTGTTGGGACCGGCGCCCTGTCCCCTGTTTCGGTTGCGCAACCGCTACCGGATGCAGATTCTTCTCAAGGCGCAAACCCGGGCGGCATTGCGGCGTGCTGTCAATGAAAGCCCCCAATGGCGCTCGTTATTCCCGGCCACCATCAGTCTGGCGATTGATGTGGACCCGGCCGATATGATGTGA